A DNA window from Daucus carota subsp. sativus chromosome 3, DH1 v3.0, whole genome shotgun sequence contains the following coding sequences:
- the LOC135151728 gene encoding protein ZINC INDUCED FACILITATOR-LIKE 1-like encodes MRKIFALNILNLIFTTYSWVSIITGIFILQNKAVDQHQRGAANDIAMTAVQCHFSKRSSRWRGTVSSFIRILNSFFLQPHLLDAQAISFIPQYDSNSVIEKHASWVSKFFKNLSWSQRRQDAAFLPGTQIVFFFLNVVEAIGIALTFEPFLVLRQP; translated from the exons atgcgaa AGATCTTTGCTCTGAATATCTTGAATCTAATTTTTACTACTTACTCCTGGGTGTCTATTATAACTGGCATATTCATACTCCAAAATAAGGCTGTG GACCAACACCAAAGGGGTGCTGCTAACGACATTGCCATGACTGCAGTGCAATGTCACTTCTCAAAGCGATCCAGCAGGTGGAGGGGCACTGTAAGTTCTTTTATTAGAATTCTCAATTCATTTTTTCTTCAACCACATCTTTTAGATGCACAAGCAATTTCATTCATACCGCAGTACGATTCAAATTCTGTGATTGAAAAACATGCTTCATGGGtatccaaattttttaaaaa CCTTTCTTGGTCGCAACGCCGCCAAGATGCAGCCTTCCTACCTG GTACTCAGAtagttttcttcttcttgaatgtAGTCGAAGCAATCGGAATTGCATTGACGTTCGAACCATTTCTAGTTTTACGGCAACCTTGA